From one Synechocystis sp. PCC 6803 substr. PCC-P genomic stretch:
- a CDS encoding ABC transporter ATP-binding protein codes for MASVSFEQVTKQFDDYVAVNNLNLEIEDGEFLVFVGPSGCGKTTSLRLLAGLETVSQGQICIGDRRVNELSPKDRDIAMVFQSYALYPHMSVYENMAFSLDLQGKPKEEIRQRVCSAAELLGIEKLLHRKPKELSGGQRQRVAVGRAIVRKPSVFLMDEPLSNLDAMLRVQARKEISKLHSDLATTFIYVTHDQVEAMTMGDRIAVMKDGILQQVDSPANLYNQPANLFVAGFIGSPAMNFFQVERLSQEGKEKLSLDGVVLPMPDSVAKNGDRPLTLGIRPENIYHPQYLPLEIEPMELPATVNLVEMMGNELIVYAQTPAGTEFVARIDPRVNIKQKDSVKFVVDTQRFYYFDREMETAIF; via the coding sequence ATGGCCAGTGTCAGTTTTGAACAGGTAACTAAACAGTTTGATGATTATGTTGCCGTTAATAACTTGAATTTGGAAATTGAGGACGGGGAGTTTTTAGTTTTTGTGGGGCCGTCTGGTTGCGGCAAAACTACCTCCCTACGACTTTTAGCCGGGCTGGAAACCGTTAGTCAAGGACAAATCTGCATTGGCGATCGCCGGGTGAATGAACTATCTCCCAAAGACCGGGACATTGCCATGGTATTCCAGTCCTATGCCCTCTATCCCCACATGAGTGTTTATGAAAATATGGCCTTTAGCCTCGACTTACAGGGCAAACCCAAAGAAGAAATTAGGCAAAGGGTCTGTAGCGCCGCTGAATTGTTGGGCATCGAAAAATTACTGCATCGTAAACCCAAGGAATTGTCGGGGGGACAGCGGCAACGGGTGGCAGTGGGGAGAGCCATTGTCCGTAAACCCTCTGTGTTTTTGATGGATGAACCCCTTTCTAATCTGGATGCCATGCTCCGGGTGCAAGCCCGCAAAGAAATCAGTAAACTCCATAGCGACCTGGCCACTACTTTCATTTACGTTACCCATGACCAGGTGGAAGCTATGACCATGGGCGATCGCATTGCTGTGATGAAGGATGGCATTTTGCAACAGGTGGACAGTCCAGCTAATTTGTACAATCAGCCCGCTAACCTATTTGTGGCTGGTTTCATTGGCAGTCCCGCCATGAACTTTTTTCAGGTGGAAAGATTAAGTCAGGAAGGAAAAGAAAAGCTGAGTTTGGACGGTGTTGTTTTACCAATGCCAGACAGTGTAGCCAAAAACGGCGATCGCCCCCTAACCCTCGGTATTCGCCCTGAAAATATTTACCATCCCCAATATTTGCCCTTGGAAATTGAACCCATGGAGTTGCCAGCCACAGTTAACCTAGTGGAAATGATGGGCAATGAATTAATTGTTTATGCCCAAACTCCTGCCGGTACAGAATTTGTGGCCCGCATTGACCCCAGGGTAAATATTAAGCAGAAAGACTCAGTTAAATTTGTGGTTGATACCCAACGTTTTTACTATTTTGACCGGGAAATGGAAACGGCGATCTTTTAA
- a CDS encoding family 10 glycosylhydrolase, with amino-acid sequence MWTPWHYLGGKLWRLLVLLVALLVVLTTVFLGQNSSASPNKIRGVWLTNVDSNVLYDPVQLKTAIADLKSTNFNTLYPTVWNDGHTLYPSAVAQQWLGKKQDEKLGDRDMLGEVINLAKEKSLRVIPWFEFGFMAPAESDWVKAHPHWLTTNSQGETIWLEGGTIPRVWLNPLHPEVQQLITALLVDLVRRYDVDGIQLDDHFGYPYSFGYDPITVALYRQETGQEPLPVPELDLNQNCVSSDPIWQQWTDWRSAKISRYVQSLVPILKAVKPNLTISISPNPQTFSKNCFLLDWQTWHEAKVINELVLQVYREKQAAFTGELQQSSVQQTKQEIPVVVGILSGLKNRSIPSARIKQQAQWVDDQNFAGTAFFFYESLWNLEAETSPNPFGLKQQWQRLYRQLNADKF; translated from the coding sequence ATGTGGACTCCCTGGCATTATCTCGGTGGGAAATTGTGGCGGTTACTAGTTTTATTGGTTGCCCTATTGGTTGTTCTGACAACGGTTTTCCTTGGGCAGAATTCCTCAGCTTCTCCTAACAAAATTCGAGGAGTTTGGTTAACCAATGTGGACAGTAATGTTCTTTATGATCCAGTCCAATTAAAAACGGCGATCGCCGATCTGAAGAGTACTAATTTCAATACCCTTTATCCGACGGTGTGGAATGATGGCCATACCCTTTATCCCAGTGCGGTGGCCCAACAATGGTTAGGAAAAAAGCAAGATGAAAAATTAGGAGATCGGGATATGTTAGGGGAGGTAATTAACTTAGCTAAAGAAAAATCTTTGCGGGTTATCCCCTGGTTTGAATTTGGTTTTATGGCCCCGGCAGAGAGTGATTGGGTTAAAGCCCATCCCCATTGGTTAACTACTAATTCCCAAGGAGAAACTATTTGGTTGGAAGGGGGCACTATACCGAGGGTCTGGTTAAATCCGCTCCATCCCGAAGTGCAACAATTAATTACTGCTCTTTTAGTGGATTTAGTCCGTCGCTACGATGTGGATGGTATTCAATTAGATGATCATTTTGGCTATCCCTACAGCTTTGGCTATGATCCCATTACCGTTGCACTTTATCGCCAAGAAACTGGACAGGAACCGCTCCCAGTCCCTGAGTTAGATCTCAACCAAAACTGCGTTAGCTCCGACCCTATTTGGCAACAATGGACCGATTGGCGATCGGCTAAAATTAGTCGTTATGTGCAAAGTTTAGTGCCTATTTTAAAGGCGGTAAAACCAAATTTAACCATTTCCATTTCCCCCAATCCCCAAACTTTTTCCAAGAATTGTTTTTTGCTAGATTGGCAAACCTGGCATGAAGCAAAGGTAATAAATGAGCTAGTTCTACAAGTTTATCGGGAAAAACAAGCCGCTTTTACCGGGGAATTACAACAATCCTCAGTGCAACAAACTAAGCAGGAAATTCCTGTCGTAGTGGGCATTTTGAGCGGGCTAAAAAATCGTTCTATTCCCTCAGCAAGAATTAAGCAACAGGCTCAATGGGTTGACGATCAAAATTTTGCCGGCACCGCCTTCTTTTTCTATGAAAGTTTGTGGAATTTGGAAGCAGAAACTAGCCCCAATCCCTTCGGTTTAAAGCAACAGTGGCAAAGATTATATCGACAGCTTAACGCCGACAAATTTTAA
- a CDS encoding glycoside hydrolase family 57 protein translates to MALGYVALVLHAHLPFVRHPESDYVLEEEWLYEAITETYIPLIHVFEGLKRDGVDFKITMSMTPPLVSMLRDPLLQQRYEAHLSLLQELLAKEIVRNEHNGHLQYLADFYAKEFAAIRETWERYDGDLVTAFKQFQDSNNLEIITCGATHGYFPLMKMYPQAVWAQIKVACEHYEENFGRSPKGIWLPECAYYEGVERMLADAGLRYFLVDGHGILYARPRPKFGTYAPIFTETGVAAFGRDHESSQQVWSSQVGYPGDPVYREFYKDLGWEAEYEYIKPYIMPNGQRKNIGIKYHKITSRDGGLSEKAWYDPYWAKEKAAEHASNFMYNRQQQVGHLSGIMGRPPLVVSPYDAELFGHWWYEGPWFIDYLFRKSWFDQDTFEMTHLADYLRGNPHQQVCRPSQSSWGYKGFHEYWLNDTNAWIYPHLHKAAERMIELSHREAVDELEEKALNQAARELLLAQSSDWAFIMRTGTMVPYAVRRTRSHLLRFDKLFDDIRANKVDAGWLEKVEVMDNIFPKIDYRVYRPL, encoded by the coding sequence ATGGCTCTTGGCTATGTTGCCCTTGTCCTCCACGCCCATCTTCCCTTCGTTCGGCACCCAGAAAGCGATTACGTTTTGGAGGAGGAATGGTTATACGAAGCCATCACAGAAACTTATATTCCCCTCATCCATGTATTTGAAGGTTTGAAGCGGGATGGAGTAGATTTTAAAATTACCATGAGCATGACGCCGCCGTTGGTTTCCATGCTCCGGGATCCCCTATTGCAACAACGTTACGAAGCCCATTTATCTCTGTTGCAGGAATTATTAGCAAAGGAAATTGTTCGCAATGAACATAACGGCCATCTACAATATTTAGCTGATTTTTACGCCAAAGAATTTGCCGCCATTCGGGAAACTTGGGAACGTTACGACGGTGATTTAGTAACTGCTTTTAAACAATTTCAAGATAGTAATAATTTAGAAATTATTACCTGTGGTGCCACCCACGGATATTTTCCTTTGATGAAAATGTATCCTCAGGCGGTGTGGGCCCAAATTAAAGTGGCTTGTGAGCATTACGAAGAAAACTTCGGGCGATCGCCAAAGGGCATTTGGTTACCGGAGTGTGCTTATTACGAAGGGGTGGAAAGAATGCTGGCCGATGCGGGTCTGCGCTACTTCTTGGTAGATGGCCATGGCATTTTATACGCCCGTCCGAGACCAAAATTTGGCACTTATGCTCCCATTTTTACAGAAACTGGAGTAGCGGCCTTTGGCCGGGATCACGAATCTTCCCAACAGGTATGGTCTTCCCAGGTAGGCTATCCGGGGGATCCGGTTTATCGAGAGTTTTATAAAGATTTGGGCTGGGAAGCGGAGTATGAGTACATCAAGCCCTATATCATGCCCAACGGGCAACGGAAAAATATTGGCATCAAGTATCACAAAATCACCAGTCGAGATGGGGGGTTATCGGAAAAGGCTTGGTACGATCCTTACTGGGCTAAAGAAAAGGCTGCTGAACACGCCTCGAATTTCATGTATAACCGTCAACAACAGGTCGGTCATCTATCGGGCATTATGGGTCGGCCGCCGTTAGTAGTGTCCCCCTACGATGCGGAATTATTTGGGCATTGGTGGTACGAAGGCCCGTGGTTTATTGATTATTTATTCCGTAAATCTTGGTTTGATCAAGACACGTTTGAGATGACCCATCTGGCCGATTATCTGCGGGGAAATCCTCACCAACAGGTTTGTCGTCCTTCCCAGTCTAGTTGGGGCTATAAAGGTTTCCATGAATATTGGCTTAACGATACCAATGCTTGGATTTATCCCCATTTGCATAAAGCTGCTGAGCGCATGATTGAATTAAGCCATCGGGAAGCGGTGGATGAACTAGAAGAAAAAGCATTGAACCAGGCCGCCCGGGAATTGCTGTTGGCCCAATCCTCCGACTGGGCATTTATTATGCGGACAGGAACTATGGTGCCCTATGCGGTGCGTCGTACCCGTTCCCATCTGTTGCGCTTCGATAAACTGTTTGATGATATTCGAGCCAATAAAGTGGATGCGGGTTGGCTAGAAAAGGTTGAAGTTATGGACAATATTTTCCCCAAGATTGACTATCGAGTTTACCGTCCTCTGTAA